From the genome of Glycine max cultivar Williams 82 chromosome 2, Glycine_max_v4.0, whole genome shotgun sequence, one region includes:
- the LOC100777722 gene encoding transmembrane protein 56-B-like isoform X2, translated as MELTSSFGLTFFYDYATPSKVVLWLASIFSGIILCVLVYTSTAILSSLLFKGYGKLSSAEKIEWNNRGFSTFHALFVSSASFYLLILSDVFNVNSHGDVVINRSSTLSDAVLGISIGYFLTDLAMILWNFPALGGLEYVLHHGLSIGSITLCLLSGQVHIYILMVLFSESTTPFVNLRWYLDIAGLKSSKLYIWNGIALFFGWLQGFSCSCSYFTT; from the exons ATGGAATTAACTTCTTCTTTTGGTTTAACCTTCTTCTATGACTATGCTACTCCAAGCAAAGTAGTCCTATGGCTGGCATCTATCTTCTCCGGCATCATCTTATGCGTTCTT GTTTATACATCAACTGCTATTTTAAGTTCTTTGTTGTTCAAGGGATATGGAAAATTGAGCAGTGCAGAGAAAATTGAATGGAATAACAG GGGATTCTCTACATTTCACGCTCTTTTTGTATCATCTGCATCTTTCTACCTCCTCATCTTATCAGATGTCTTCAATGTGAATTCACATGGCGACGTAGTTATTAATAGATCATCAACATTATCAGATGCAGTATTGGGG ATTTCTATTGGTTATTTTCTAACAGATTTGGCAATGATTCTTTGGAATTTTCCAGCTTTAGGGGGTCTTGAATAT GTTCTACACCACGGCCTATCCATAGGTTCTATTACACTATGTCTGCTAAGTGGTCAAGTTCACATCTACATACTAATGGTTCTTTTCTCTGAGAGCACTACTCCTTTTGTAAATCTTAGATG GTACTTGGATATTGCTGGCCTTAAGAGCTCCAAACTTTACATTTGGAATGGCATCGCATTGTTCTTTGGGTG